One window of the Benincasa hispida cultivar B227 chromosome 3, ASM972705v1, whole genome shotgun sequence genome contains the following:
- the LOC120074587 gene encoding E3 ubiquitin-protein ligase znrf3-like has translation MYWRPFCLKLHCPITIKITIMMKKARSAFSSHQLAIRIPILQKIISSCFNFIALRSCPGIKNALLCVDSIASCFMQRAKEKGCETSTHPTLDGAAMETEWCSVCLSKVMEREEARVLPCQHEVHKICVERWFHDCQKQKTCPICRFWMRDEDVQTTEVLTEEMVIWFTCFQVIIVWVTIIYVWGADYYNSRI, from the exons ATGTATTGGAGGCCTTTTTGCCTTAAATTACACTGTCCAATCACTATCAAAATCACAATTATGATGAAGAAAGCACGTTCAGCATTCAGTAGTCATCAACTAGCAATCCGGATACCAATTCTCCA GAAGATAATCTCCTCTTGTTTTAACTTCATAGCACTCAGATCGTGTCCAGGTATCAAgaatgcattattatgcgtggATAGTATTGCTTCATGTTTTATGCAGAGGGCCAAGGAGAAAGGTTGTGAGACTTCGACACATCCAACCTTGGATGGTGCTGCTATGGAGACAGAGTGGTGTTCGGTGTGTTTGTCAAAAGTAATGGAGAGAGAGGAAGCGCGAGTTCTTCCTTGCCAACACGAGGTTCACAAGATATGCGTCGAGAGGTGGTTCCATGATTGCCAGAAACAGAAAACTTGTCCAATTTGTCGGTTTTGGATGAGAGATGAGGATGTTCAGACTACAGAAGTGCTTACAGAGGAGATGGTAATCTGGTTCACTTGTTTTCAG gttattatagtctgGGTTACAATAATCTATGTTTGGGGTGCAGATTATTATAATAGCCGGATATAA
- the LOC120074589 gene encoding UPF0434 protein Ecaj_0131 has product MVKISKALLKEASSGFTKTLSEILVCPLSKQPLRYCEASNSLISDTICVSFPIRDGIPCLVPKDGRIIETEDALKGEDTVELTREK; this is encoded by the exons ATGGTGAAAATAAGCAAAGCGCTTCTGAAAGAAGCGAGCTCTGGTTTCACCAAGACTCTGTCCGAGATCCTGGTCTGCCCCCTCTCCAAACAACCTTTAAG GTATTGCGAGGCGTCGAATTCTCTAATCAGCGATACGATTTGTGTTTCTTTCCCT ATAAGGGACGGAATTCCTTGTTTGGTGCCAAAGGATGGAAGGATAATCGAAACTGAGGATGCATTGAAAGGTGAGGATACTGTTGAGCTTACTCGAGAAAAATGA